A region from the Algoriphagus machipongonensis genome encodes:
- a CDS encoding glycoside hydrolase family 25 protein → MPRKKSRKIPLGLITLLVLVSLGSIYLVYNTWKKLHHTPYFANKPASEQEALKFDYIFKTQAEGILGIDISHYQGKINWNILELQIKDRPVEFFVFRATMGDDQDKLFKEYWKALDTAKIARGAYHYYRPNENSTKQAENFINTVKLKPGDLRPILDIERNSTIQSQARLREGIKNWLNLVENHFGVKPILYTSDTFNQHVLLGNGFEDYPLWVANYNPIQEPESDYWVIWQFSEKGKMKGISEDVDLNILRGGKTTLDALLLK, encoded by the coding sequence ATGCCACGGAAAAAGTCCCGTAAAATCCCTCTCGGATTGATCACCCTTTTGGTTTTAGTATCATTGGGATCCATTTATCTCGTTTATAACACCTGGAAAAAATTACACCATACTCCTTACTTCGCCAATAAACCAGCATCGGAGCAAGAAGCTTTAAAGTTTGATTACATCTTCAAAACCCAAGCGGAAGGCATTTTAGGGATTGACATTTCACATTACCAAGGTAAAATCAACTGGAACATTCTAGAGTTACAGATCAAAGACCGGCCGGTGGAATTTTTTGTTTTCCGGGCAACTATGGGTGATGACCAAGACAAACTTTTTAAAGAATATTGGAAGGCATTGGATACCGCCAAAATAGCTCGAGGTGCCTATCACTATTATCGCCCAAATGAAAATAGCACCAAACAGGCTGAGAATTTTATCAACACGGTAAAATTAAAACCCGGAGACCTCCGCCCTATTTTAGACATTGAGAGAAACTCGACGATTCAGTCCCAAGCCCGCCTGCGAGAGGGAATAAAAAACTGGCTCAACCTAGTAGAAAACCATTTCGGGGTCAAACCCATTCTTTATACCAGTGACACCTTCAACCAACATGTACTTTTAGGGAATGGCTTTGAAGATTATCCTCTTTGGGTAGCAAATTATAACCCCATCCAAGAACCGGAAAGTGACTATTGGGTGATATGGCAGTTTTCAGAAAAAGGCAAAATGAAAGGTATTTCTGAGGATGTAGATTTAAACAT